The Streptomyces cyanogenus DNA segment CGCCGACGAGTGCGCCGTCGCGGGCGTACCGCCGGAGCAGCCCGTCCAGGGCGGCGCGGATCGCGGGGACGCTGTCCGCGGCCAGATCCATGTGCCCGGTCACCGCGATGGTTGTCATGGACCGTCCCCTTCACCTCGACAGAGGGATCCTATCGACCGCGGGCCCTGGAACCGTCCTTGCCGCTGGGCGGTGGGCTCACCTCGTCACCACGGCTCCGAAGGCCACGAGATACGACAGCGCGAAGACGACCGGCACCCACTGCTCCACGTGCGTCAGCGGCATGTACGTGCGCCAGTCGCGGCCCTCGCCGAGCGCACCCCACTCCGCCCGCGAGTACGCGTAGGCCGGGAGTTTCGCCTCGAAGGCACCGATCACCGCGTACTTGGCCGCGTTGAGCTGCCGGTAGGAGCGCACCATCACGTACCAGGCCAGGCACTGGGCGAGCACGATCAGCAGCCCTGCCACCAGGACCCACGCGGAGGAGCGCGGCCAGCCCGCGCCGGACCCGGCGGCGAGGGCGCCGACGACCGCGGTGTTGAGTGTGAGGAAGAAGGTGTTGGTGAGATTGCGCCGGGAACTGACCCGGTCGGCCATCTCGACGCACAGCTTGTACTGCTCCAGTATCGTCGCCTGGTACTTGGCGGTGCCGTCGCAGAAGTCCGACGGGCTCACGCCCTCGTTCCAGAGCCTGTCGTCGATGCCGGCCATGCCCTCATGATGGCCGAACACCCGTTGCGGCCGGATCAATTCCGCCGAACGGGTTCCGCCGGACTCCGCAACCCCGTCGAAGGGCTTCCGGCCGCCGCGGCCAGGGCTGCACCGGTCACCACCCTGACTGCTCCGCAACCGCCCGGCTTGTGCTCGTCGACGTGCCCCGCTGCGGCGTTCAGGCGAGCTCACCCCAGGTACGAGCACTACTGGTCCGGGCGGGCCGAGGAGCGGGCGTGCAGGGCGCGGGCGGCGCGGGGGCCGAGCCAGCGCTTGAGCCTGCGCAGCGGCTCCAGTTGTCCGGCCGCCTTGTCGAGGCCGTAGTACAGCTGCGGCGGGACGTAGGGCAGCAGCGGCGAGTGGCGCTGGCCGAGCAGGGCGAACATCCGGTGCGGGGGCAGGTGGATGTAGCGGGGCAGGTTCTCGTACCACTGGGCGCTGTAGCGGGCCGCGCTCTGCACGGACAGCAGTTCGGTCCGGCGCCGGCGCTCGTAGGCGGCGAGGGCCTCGGGCACGGCGTGTGCGCGCAGGGCGCCGGCCAGGCACATGGCGTCCTCCAGGGCGAGGGTGGTGCCGGCGCCGATGGAGTAGTGGGTGGTGTGGGCCGCGTCGCCGAGCAGGACCACGTTGCCGTGGTGCCAGGTCCGGTTGGTGAGGGTGCGGAAGGTCTGCCAGGAGGCGCCGGAGCGGGCGATCAGGGGGTGGCCGTCGAGGACGCCGGCGAAGAGCTTTCCCAGCAGGGCGAGTCCCTCGCCCTCGTCGGCCCGGTCCAGGCCGAGGCCGGTGTAGGTCTGCGGGGAGCACTCGACGACGCAGGTGCTGTGGTCGCCGCTGTAGCCGTAGCCGTAGGCCCAGATCCAGCCGTGCTCGGTCTCGGTGAAGGCGAAGGTGAAGGCGTCGAAGACCTGGGTGGTGCCGAGCCAGATGTAGTGGTTGCGGCCGGCCGTGACGCGGGTGCCGAAGTGGCCGGCCGCGCGGGTGCGCAGGGCGCTGTGCACGCCGTCGGCCGCGACGACGAGGTCCGCGCCGGCGGGCGGTTCCGTCGGCTCGCTCTCGAACTCCAGGCGGACGCCGAGGGCGCGGGCCCGGTCGGCGAGCAGGCCGAGCAGCCGGTGCCGGCCGATCCCGAAGCCCTCGTCGCCCCGGTGCCGGGTGGTCAGGTCGCCCACGCGGGCGACGCCGTCGGTCCACCGGACGGAGTGTTCCTCGACCGCGCGCGCCGATTCCGGGTCGTGCTCCTGGAGCTTGTCGAGAAGTCCGCGCCAGTACGTCACTCCCCAGCCGTACGTGGAACCCTCGGGGTTGCGTTCGTGGACGGTGATGTCATGGGACGGGTCCTGACGCTTGAGCAGGATGGCGAGGTACAGGCCCGCGGGCCCGCCTCCGACGCAGACGACCTTCACACGACACCCCTGACAGTCACCGGACGTGGTCGGACGGCACCGGAGGGTAGCAGGGACCGCGGCCCTCCCGATCGCGTCAGTTTGGCGTGGTGAGCCGCGCCACTCGGACGGGCGTCAGCCGGAAAGGATCATCGGAAACCCGGGCGCCCCGGCAAGGAATTTCCCGTTCCGGAGTCGATCGGCCCACCGCGGCAGCAAGATCATCTTAGTTCAACTCTGTAGGACATGTGGTTAATTGTCCGGATCATAGCCAACCGGTTCCGGATGATTTCTTCCGCTCCGGAACGTCCGGATAGGCATGCATGGTCACCACCGCACCACTTTCAGGAGGACCCGCATGCCCGACATCACCCGGCGCCGCGCGCTCACCGCGGCAGCCGCCGTAGCCGCGACGGCCTCGGCCGCCGCCCTCGTCGCGCCCGCCGCGTCGGCCGCCGGCCACCACCACACGCCCACCACCCCCGACTCCTTCGACGAGGTCTACAAGGGCCGCCGAATACAGGGCCGTCCGGCGAGCGGCGGCGGGCACCACCACGAACACGGCGGCGGCTACGCGGTGTTCGTCGACGGCGTGCAGCTGCACCTGATGCAGAACGCCGACGGCACCTGGATCAGCGTCGTCAGCCACTACGACCCGGTGCCCACCCCGCGCGCCGCCGCCCGTGCCGCGGTGGACGAGCTGCAGGGCGCACCGCTGCTGCCGTTCCCCGCCAACTGACCGCCCCCACAAGGACTTCCGGAGCACCGCGCACCATGACCGTACGCAAGAACCAGGCCACCCTCACCGCCGACGAGAAGAAGCGGTTCGTCGCCGCCGTCCTCGAACTCAAGCGCAGCGGGCGCTACGACGACTTCGTCCGCACGCACAACGAGTTCATCATGTCGGACACCGACACCGGCGAGCGGACCGGCCACCGCTCCCCGTCCTTCCTGCCCTGGCACCGCCGGTTCCTGCTCGACTTCGAGCAGGCGCTGCAGTCCGTGGACTCCTCGGTGGCGCTGCCCTACTGGGACTGGAGCACCGACCGCACGGTGCGCGCCTCGCTGTGGGCACCGGACTTCCTCGGCGGCACCGGTCGCAGCACCGACGGCCGGGTGATGGACGGCCCGTTCGCCGCGTCCACGGGCAACTGGCCGATCAACGTGCGGGTCGACGGCCGTACGTTCCTGCGCCGTTCGCTCGGCACGAGCGTGCGGGAGCTGCCCACGCGCGCCGAGGTGGAGTCGGTGCTGTCGATGGCGACGTACGACATGGCGCCGTACAACAGCTCCTCGGACGGCTTCCGCAACCACCTGGAGGGCTGGCGCGGGGTCAACCTGCACAACAGAGTGCACGTGTGGGTCGGCGGGCAGATGGCCACCGGTGTCTCCCCGAACGACCCGGTGTTCTGGCTGCACCACGCCTACATCGACAAGCTGTGGGCGGAGTGGCAGCGCCGGCACCCGGACTCCGCCTATGTGCCGGCGGGCAACACGCCGAACGTGGTGGACCTGAACGACACCATGAAGCCGTGGAACACCGTGCGGCCGGCGGACCTGCTGGACCACACCAAGCACTACACGTTCGACGTCTGATCAGGCCTCGGCGGTACGGCACTCCGGGTGGCCCCAGCCCTGCGCGTTCTTGGCGATCTTCTCGCCGGCCGCGTAGGACCGGCCGCACAGGCAGCGGCCGGGGAACTTCGCCTTGATGGTGCGGGCGGACGCGGCCCCGCCGGTGCGGGAGGACGCGGTCCCGCCGGTGCGGCGGGGCGCCCTCGCGCGCGGGGCCCCGGCCGCCTTCGGGGTGTCGGGCGACGGCGGGGGCTCCGGCGAGCCGAGCGCGCTGCCGGCCGCCTCCTGGACGGAGGCCGCCTGGCTGGCGGCGCGGTCGGCGAAGTCGTTCAGCGGGTCGCCGTCGACCTGGTGGGCGGCCACGTAGCGGAACTCGACGGACCGGCCGCCGAGGAGCTCGTCGATGCGGACCACCAGGTCCTGGTTGGCGACGGGCTTGCCGGCGGCGGTCTTCCAGCCGTTGCGCTTCCAGCCGGGCAGCCAGGTGGTGACGGCCTTCATCGCGTACTGGGAGTCCATCCGGATCTCCAGCGGCACGTCCGGATCCACGGCCGCGAGCAACTGCTCCAGGGCCGTCAGCTCGGCGACGTTGTTGGTGGCCCGGCCGAGCGGGCCCGCCGCCCAGCGCGCGGGGGTCCGCTCGTCGCCGTCCGAGACCACCCACGCCCATCCGGCCGGTCCGGGGTTTCCCTTCGAAGCCCCGTCGCACGCGGCCACCACACGTTCACGCATGTCCTCGATCATGCCATGGCCGCAGGCAGAGCCGTTCCAGGTCCGGTCAGACGTCCTTGACCTTCGGCATCTCGCCCTCGGTGGTCGTGATGTCGATCACCGAGAAGTTCGCGCCCTGCGGGTCGCTCAGCGCCGCGAACCGGCCGAAGGGGCTGCTCATCGGCCCGAAGCGGAGGATCCCGCCGAGCTTGACGGCCCGGTCGACGGCGGCGTCGCAGTCGTCGACGGCGAAGTAGACATTGATGTACGACGGCACCTCGGGCGGGAAGTCGTCCGTCATCCGCATCCGGCCGAGCACGGTGTCCTCGCCGACGTCGAACATCCGGAAGTCGACCGCGTCGTCCTCGATCTCCTTCATCCGGTACGGGAAGACGGCCGAGAGGAAGGCGTCGGCCTGGTCCGGCTCCCTGGTGAAGACCTCGGCCCAGCAGTAGGCGCCGGGCGTGGCCGTCGTCTCGAAGCCCTCGTGGGTGCCCGCCTGCCACACGCCGAACACGGCCCCGCTGGGCTCCCGGGCCAGGCACATGGTGCCGAACTCGCCGACCCGCATCGGCTCCATCAGCACCTCGCCGCCGTTCTGCCGGATCTTCTCCGCGGTGGCCGCGGCGTCCGGTGAGGCGAAGTAGAGGCACCACTGCGACTGGCCCTCCTGTCCGGGCATCGGCGGGACGACGGCGGCGACGGCCTTGCCGTCCGTGTAGGCCTGTGTGTAGTTGCCGTACTCCGACGACGACTCGCCGAAGGTCCAGCCGAGGACGTCACCGTAGAACCGCTTGGCTCCCTCGACGTCGCTGAACATCGCATCGGCCCAACAGGGCGTTCCCTCGGGTTGCACGGCCATGATCGAAGCCCTCTCGGTCAGCTGGTGTGTCCCGCTACCTCACGCTAGCCACCCCGCCGTCGCCCCGCTCGCCGAACGCCCGAAGCCGCAGGACCGGGGGAAGCCGGGTGCGGGGCACAAGATCGGCGCGCGGTCACCGCAACCGCCACGGGACGCTCCGCACGCCCCCGTGACGCACCCCTCGTGACGCACACCCCCGTGACGCACGCCCTCGTGAGCCCGTCGAAATCCCGTCGACAGCGGGGGCGTCGAGGCGCTGGGATGAGCCTCGATGAGTGCCTTCCACAGCGACACACCGCAGCACCCGCACCCGCAGCGGATGCACACCGACGAGATCGCCGTCGGCGCCCCGCTGGTCCAGCGCCTGATCGCCCGCCGTTTCCCGCAGTGGGCGGCGCTGCCCGTGCGGCGTCTGGCGTCCTCCGGGACCGAGAACGCCATGTTCCGGCTGGGCGGCGACCTCGTGGTCCGGCTCCCCCGACGCCCCGCCGCCGCGCCGGACGTGACGCACGAGCAGCGCTGGCTGCCCCGGCTCGGTCCGCTGCTGCCGGTGGCGGTGCCCGAGCCGCTGGGGACGGGCGGACCCGATGCGGACTTCCCGTGGCCCTGGTCCGTGTACCGCTGGCTGGAGGGCCGTAATCCGGTCGCGGGGGCCGTGGCCGAACCCGAGCTGCTCGCCGGGCAGTTGGGGGGATTCGTGCGTGCGCTGCGCCGGATCGACCCGCACGACGGTCCGGCGGCCGCCCGGGGCGTGCCGCTCGCCGTCCGGGACGAGCCGACCCGGGCGGCGCTCGCCCGGCTCACCGGACGGATCGACACCGCGGCCGTGACGGCCCTGTGGGAGGAGGCGCTGCGGGCCCCGGCGCACGCGGGCCCGCCGGTCTGGGCGCACGCGGACCTGTCCCCGGGGAACGTGCTGGTCGACGGTGGACGGCTGAGCGCGGTCATCGACTTCGGCACCGCCGGGGTCGGCGACCCCGCCGTGGACCTGATCGTGGCCTGGAACCTGCTGCCCGCCACCGCCCGGGACGCCTTCCGTGCGGCCGTCGGCGCCGGGGACGCGGAGTGGGCGCGCGGGCGGGGCTGGGCCCTGTCGATCTCGCTGATCCAGCTGCCGTACTACCAGGACACCAACCCGGCCCTGGCGGAGAACTCCCGGCATGTGATCGCCGAGATCCTCGCCGAGGCCGGGACGCGGTGACGGCGCCCGGGCCTCAACCCTGCTCGCCGGCGTACGCCTGCTCCAGGGCCGCGGCGTCCAGCTTGCCCATGCCCATCATGGCCTTGGTGGCGCGCGCGGCCTTCTCCGGGTCCGGGTCGCCGATCATGTCGAGCAGCGGGGCGTAGACGACCTGCCAGGAGACGCCGTACTTGTCCTTGAGCCAGCCGCACGGGCCGCCCTCGCCGCCGTTCTCGGTGAGCTTCGTCCAGTAGTGGTCGATCTCGTCCTGGTCGGCGCACAGGATCTGGAAGGAGATCGCCTCGTTGAACCTGAACTCCGGACCGCCGTTGAGCGCGACGAACTTCTGGCCGTTGGCGGTGAACTCCACGGTCAGCACGGAACCGGCCGGACCGGGACCGGACTCGCCCCACCGGACGACCCGGCCGATGCGGGAGTTCTCGAAGACGGACACGTAGTGCTGCGCGGCCTCCTCCGCCTGGCCGTCGAACCAGAGACACGTGGTGAATCCGTCGGTGGTCATGAGTTCCTCCTGGGACGTCGAACGGCGCGTGGAACGCGGTCATGGGTATCGACCGCGCCGCGCCGCGAAACTCATCGGTCCCGTGCGTGCCCACTCGAACGGGTGAAGGGGCTGCGGCCCTGAGAGGCGACGGCGGGCAGCCGGTCAGGCGGCCAGGCAGAGCCCGCGGTAGGGCCGGTGCGGCGCGGCGGCGGACCTGCGCCGCTCGACCGTGCGCCGGGCCAGCTCGCCGTGCGCCAGCGACAGCAGGTCCCCGAGCCCCAGGCCCAGCGCGTGGGCGGCCGCGGCGAGCACCTCGGACGAGGCCTCCTTGCGGCCCCGCTCGATCTCGGACAGGTAGGGCAGTGAGATCCGGGCCGCGTCGGCCACGTCCTTGAGCGTGCGTTCCTGCGCCTGCCGCTCGCGGCGCAGCACCTCGCCGACCAGGTCCCGCCAGAGGGGCTCTCTGGGTGCGGGCTCGGTCTCCGGCGCGGCCGGCCGGGCGGGTGCCGGCCGGAGAGGGACCACTCGGGCTTCGTCGCTCACCGGGTTGCTCATCCCGTCAGCCTAGAAGCGGTACGGTCGGGGACAAGGGCCCGGTATTGCGCCCTGAGGGAAATCGCGGCCGGTCGGCGGCTCGGACCGGTCGTTTCCCGCCAGTGCGGAACGGCCGGTGCATGCGTCGCGTCACCGGGGGTACCCGCGCCGTGAGCGCCTCGACGGCATGCATGGACCGCGGGTTCAGGGGGTACCCGGGGTTGGTGAGCTGTACGAGCTGTGCCGGGCATCCGGCACATGCTGTCGAGGCGGACGTCGAACCGTGACTTTCGTGGGAGAGGTAATGAACACCGCCGCCGGGATCCGGTCGGAAGCAGAGGTCATGGAACAGACCGAGCAGGACAGGACGGGCGAGGGATCACTGCCTGGTATCGCGGATCCGACGTCCATCGCCCCACGGGACGCGCGGGAGCTGTCCCGCCAGTTCTTCCGCCGGCTGGCGGAGCTGGAAGAGGGCACGCACGAGTACCAGTACGCGCGCAACACCCTCATTGAGATGAACATGTCGCTGGTGCGGTTCGCGGCGGGGCGGTTCCGGGGCCGCGGGGACGACATGGAGGACATCGTCCAGACCGGCATGATCGGTCTGATCAAGGCCATCGACCGGTTCGAACTGGCGCGCGAGGTCGAGTTCACCTCGTTCGCGCTGCCGTACATCGTCGGCGAGATCAAGCGGTTCTTCCGGGACACCACCTGGGCCGTCCATGTGCCGCGCCGGCTCCAGGAGCTGCGGGTGGAGCTGGCCAAGGCGCGCGAGGAGCTGTCCAGCCGGCTGGACCGCGATCCGACCACCGCCGAGCTGGCCACGCTGATGAACCTCTCCGAGAAGCAGGTCGTCGAGGCCCAGCTCGCCTCCAACGGCTACAACTCGGCCTCCCTGGACGCGGCGCTCACCGGCGACGGCCCCGAGGACGGCGAGGCGGTGCTCGCCGACTTCATCGGTGTCGAGGAGGAGGGGCTGCAGCTCGTGGAGGACTTCCACGCACTCGCCCCGCTGATGGCGGAGCTGAGCGAACGCGACCGCCGGATCATCCACCTGAGGTTCGTGGAAGAGGCCACGCAGGCGGAGATCGGGGAGCTGCTCGGCTGCTCGCAGATGCACGTCTCCCGGCTGATCAAGCGGATCATCTCCCGGCTGCGCGAGGGGATGCTCGGCGAGCTGGGCTGCGCCTGACGCCGGGCACCCCGCTCTCAGGCCCGCCGTAGCTCGAAGACCGCGCGCACGCGCTTGCCCACCGGTACGCGCTCGACGGTGACCTGCGAGGCCAGGGCGTGCACGATCTCCAGACCGTGCCGCCCGATCCGCTGGGGGTCCTTCGGGAAGCGGCGGGGCAGGGCGCTGCTGCTGTCGTACACGGACACCACTACCGCGGCGTCCGTGCCTTCCAGTTCCAGGATGTACGGCCCGTTGCTGTGCCGGTCGGCGTTGGTGACCAGCTCGCTCACCATGAGCAGCAGCTCGCCGTCGGTCCGGCCGTCGGCGGTGGCGCACCACTCGGTGCGCAGTTGCTCGAGAAACCGGGACGCGAAGGCGCGTGCGTCGGCGATGCACCCGGGTTCACCGGTGTAGTGCGCCGCTCGCCGCAGTGGTTCCACGGGTACGTCGAAACCAGTCGGTATCACTGCCCCGCCCAGGTGCTCGGTCATACTGTCTCTCTCGGAAAACCCGGTCCGGCCGGTCGATGTTGCACCAGTCCTCGTACCCCGAGTCCGGCACAGCAGTCCACCCGATCTGTTCGCCCACCGCGCACAGTGGCGAGAGTCACTGCGACGGCTGCTCCTGCTGCTGTTCTTGCTGTTGCGGCGCCTGCGACTGCCCGCCGGTCTGGGGGGCCGCGGTCTCGGCGGGTGCCGGCGCGGAGGGGGCCGAGGACGGGGGCGTGACAGCGGGCTTCTCCAGCGAGGGCGATCCCGCCGACGGAGCCGACGTCTCGGCGGACGAGGGCTGGGCCGACGGCGTCTCGGTCGCCGGGCTCTTCTCGCTCGACGGTGCGCTCGTCTCCGGCGACGAGGGCGAGGCCGGCTTCGACTCGGAGGACGAGGACGACTCCGACGACGGCGACGACGACTTCGACTCCGAGGGCGGGGACGACTCCGGCGACTTCGAGGACGGTGACGAGGTCGAGGACTCGGAGGACGGCGACGACGACTTCGAGGAGGGCGAGGACGACTCCGACGACGGCGACGACGGCGACGACGACTTCGACGACGGCGAGGACGGCGACGACGACGAGGACGACGGGGACGTGGAGGACGAGGGGGACGAGAGGGACGGCGAGGGGCTGGCGTTGGGCGACGTCGGTGGGCAGGGCGACCCGGAGCCCTTCCCGGTCACGCACGGTGCCGGGACCCACGGACGCGTGTCCTTCGGCGGCTTGCCGCGCTGGTCGTGCCGGCCGGTGTCGTCACCGCGGTGGCGGTGCAGCCACTCGTGGTGGTGGGAGTCGTAGATCACGAAGACGTTGACGATCACGGGGGCGGGCTGCACCAGGACGACGTTCGCGGGCTGGTACGAGGACCAGCGCTGGCCGACCAGCCGCGGAGCGGTGTGCTGGGCGACCGGCTCCTTCAGCGGGTTGCCGCAGGCGCAGCGCAGCCGGGGCACGCCGTGGCCGTCGATCAGGACCGCGGTACCGCTCTGCAGGACGGCCTGGTAGCTGGTGGCGTTGCCGTCGCGGTACCCGTGGTTGGTGACGCGGGTGTCCGCGCGCAGTTGCACCGAGGTGAGGGAGCGGAGGTAGGCGGAGACGCCGGCGGGCTGCACGCCGATCGACGAGGCGAACGCCCGGTTCTTGCTCGGGTCGGCCTGCAGGGCCCTGATCTGCCTCTCGACGTCGCAGCTGGCGGTCTTGCGGACACCGCTGTACAGGCCGGGCGCGCCGCCCTGCACGCCGCGGACCTCGGACGGGCCGGTGGGCGGAGGGGCGGCGGGGGTGGTCTGCCCCGGGGAGGTGGTGCCCCGGCCGGGGGGCGTGGTGCCCTTCCCGGGCGAGGTGGTCGTCTTCCCGGGTGTGGTGGTGGTCTTCCCCGGCGCGGTCGGGGTGGTGCCTTCTGTCGCGGTCGACTCCGTGAACGGGTCCTGGCCGGTGCTGTTGGCGGCCTCCAGGAAGACCTCGCCGCGCGCGGTGGATCCGCCGCCGCCCGGATGGGTGAAGAACACCCCGAGGACCACGGCGGCGACCAGGGCCGCGGTGAGCGCTGCCACCCGGGGCACCGACTTCCACCAGGGGCCGTGCGGCTCCTTGCCCCCATAGCCGCCGGACGGCGGCTGGGAGGGGGGCGGGCCGGCGGGCGGTCGGGACGAGCCCGACAGCGGGCCGGAGGGCGGCCCGGTGGGACGGCCGGAGGAGGGAGGTTCGACGCTCACGAGCCCTACTTCCCGTCGCGCAGGTGCTCCCCGTGGCGATGCGCGGCTTCACTCAGACAATCCGTCAAGCCCGTTTTGATGCGTTTGGCTGCACATTGACACTATTGTGTGCCGGGAAACCGCGCGGCCCGCAAGCCGAACACCGGGTCGGCCCAGGCCGGTGGCCGGGGTGCGGTTTCCGGGCGGCCCGGTTCCGGACCACCGTCCGCGGGCCCGACGGCCAGGGCCGCGCGCAGGGCGGCGACGAAGGCGAGGCAGGTGTCGTGGCGGGCGTCCGGGCTCTTGGCCAGGGCCTTGGCGAAGACCGGGTCGACGGCCGCGGCGAGACCGGGGCGGGTCCCGCTCGGCGGGGGCGGCTCGTCGTACTGGTGGGCCCACAGCAGGGCCATGTCGTCCTCGCGCTGGAACGGGGGGCGGCCGGTGAGGGTCTCGTAGACGACGCAGGACAGGCTGTAGACGTCGCAGCGGCCGTCGACGGGGCGGCCGGAGATCTGCTCGGGGGCCACGTAGTCGAGGGTGCCGACGAACTGGCCGACGCTGGTGAACCCGGTCAGGGACAGCGACTTCTTGGTGAGCCCGAAGTCGGTGAGGTACACGTACTCCGGGTGGTCGCTGTCGGTGCCCTCGGCGACCAGGATGTTGCCGGGCTTGACGTCCCGGTGGACCAGACCGTGCTCGTGGGCGGCGTCCAGGGCGGAGGCCACCTGGCCGGCGATCCGCACCGCGTCCGGCGGCGGCAGCGGGCCTCGCACGTCCAGGAGGTGGCGCAGGTCGCTGCCGGGGACGTACCGCATGGCGATGTACAGCACCCCGTCGGTCTCGCCGGCCTCGAAGACCGGCACGATGTGCGGGTGGTCGATCGCCGCGGCCACCTGGGACTCGTGGATGAAGCGCTTGCGGAACGTGTCGTTGCGGGCCAGTTCCGGGGCGAGCAGTTTCAGCGCGACCGTACGGTCCAGGCGCAGGTCGTGGGCGCGGTAGACGACCGCCATGCCACCGCGCCCGATCTCCCTCTCGATCGCGTAGCCCGCCACCCGCCGGCCGACCAGCTCCCCCGAGGGGCGGCCCGCGAACAGGCTGGTCTCGCCGGCCATCAGCGCTCACCCTCGGGCGCGACGAGCCGGGTGGGGGCGTGGCCGGTGTCGTCCGCCCCGTCCACCGACCGGTCGGCGGCGTAGGTGCTCAGCCGCCGTCCGTCGCCGTACAGCCACCGCTCCTCCTGCGGGTCGTACAGCCACATGGACACGCCGTCGACCACCAGCCCGATCCGCAGCCCCCGGGTGCGGGTCTCGAAGGCCTCGCCGTCCAGGCTCCCGGCCGCCAGGTCCTCCACCGCGGCCCGGTAGTCGGCCAGCGCCTGCTCGGCGCGGGCGAGCAGGGGGCGCGGATCGGCGGTGCCGTGGGGTTCGCCGCCGGCGGGCGGGTCGTCGGGTACGGCGACGAGGAGGCGGCCGTCGACCCAGGCGGCCCAGCCGTTGGCGCAGCGGATGTACCCCCAGTCGCCGCGCCGCTCCACGAGCTGAACCGGCAGCAACGGGTCCAGGGGCACGGTGGGCCGCGCCGGGTCCGGGGCCTCCCAGGCGGGCAGGCCGTGCGGCGGGACGACGTGCGTGGGCCGGAATCCGGGGGCGCTCATCG contains these protein-coding regions:
- the melC2 gene encoding tyrosinase MelC2 — protein: MTVRKNQATLTADEKKRFVAAVLELKRSGRYDDFVRTHNEFIMSDTDTGERTGHRSPSFLPWHRRFLLDFEQALQSVDSSVALPYWDWSTDRTVRASLWAPDFLGGTGRSTDGRVMDGPFAASTGNWPINVRVDGRTFLRRSLGTSVRELPTRAEVESVLSMATYDMAPYNSSSDGFRNHLEGWRGVNLHNRVHVWVGGQMATGVSPNDPVFWLHHAYIDKLWAEWQRRHPDSAYVPAGNTPNVVDLNDTMKPWNTVRPADLLDHTKHYTFDV
- a CDS encoding ribonuclease H family protein, giving the protein MIEDMRERVVAACDGASKGNPGPAGWAWVVSDGDERTPARWAAGPLGRATNNVAELTALEQLLAAVDPDVPLEIRMDSQYAMKAVTTWLPGWKRNGWKTAAGKPVANQDLVVRIDELLGGRSVEFRYVAAHQVDGDPLNDFADRAASQAASVQEAAGSALGSPEPPPSPDTPKAAGAPRARAPRRTGGTASSRTGGAASARTIKAKFPGRCLCGRSYAAGEKIAKNAQGWGHPECRTAEA
- a CDS encoding RipA family octameric membrane protein, which encodes MAGIDDRLWNEGVSPSDFCDGTAKYQATILEQYKLCVEMADRVSSRRNLTNTFFLTLNTAVVGALAAGSGAGWPRSSAWVLVAGLLIVLAQCLAWYVMVRSYRQLNAAKYAVIGAFEAKLPAYAYSRAEWGALGEGRDWRTYMPLTHVEQWVPVVFALSYLVAFGAVVTR
- a CDS encoding helix-turn-helix domain-containing protein, with amino-acid sequence MSNPVSDEARVVPLRPAPARPAAPETEPAPREPLWRDLVGEVLRRERQAQERTLKDVADAARISLPYLSEIERGRKEASSEVLAAAAHALGLGLGDLLSLAHGELARRTVERRRSAAAPHRPYRGLCLAA
- a CDS encoding RNA polymerase sigma factor SigF translates to MNTAAGIRSEAEVMEQTEQDRTGEGSLPGIADPTSIAPRDARELSRQFFRRLAELEEGTHEYQYARNTLIEMNMSLVRFAAGRFRGRGDDMEDIVQTGMIGLIKAIDRFELAREVEFTSFALPYIVGEIKRFFRDTTWAVHVPRRLQELRVELAKAREELSSRLDRDPTTAELATLMNLSEKQVVEAQLASNGYNSASLDAALTGDGPEDGEAVLADFIGVEEEGLQLVEDFHALAPLMAELSERDRRIIHLRFVEEATQAEIGELLGCSQMHVSRLIKRIISRLREGMLGELGCA
- a CDS encoding serine/threonine-protein kinase, producing MAGETSLFAGRPSGELVGRRVAGYAIEREIGRGGMAVVYRAHDLRLDRTVALKLLAPELARNDTFRKRFIHESQVAAAIDHPHIVPVFEAGETDGVLYIAMRYVPGSDLRHLLDVRGPLPPPDAVRIAGQVASALDAAHEHGLVHRDVKPGNILVAEGTDSDHPEYVYLTDFGLTKKSLSLTGFTSVGQFVGTLDYVAPEQISGRPVDGRCDVYSLSCVVYETLTGRPPFQREDDMALLWAHQYDEPPPPSGTRPGLAAAVDPVFAKALAKSPDARHDTCLAFVAALRAALAVGPADGGPEPGRPETAPRPPAWADPVFGLRAARFPGTQ
- a CDS encoding VOC family protein, whose product is MAVQPEGTPCWADAMFSDVEGAKRFYGDVLGWTFGESSSEYGNYTQAYTDGKAVAAVVPPMPGQEGQSQWCLYFASPDAAATAEKIRQNGGEVLMEPMRVGEFGTMCLAREPSGAVFGVWQAGTHEGFETTATPGAYCWAEVFTREPDQADAFLSAVFPYRMKEIEDDAVDFRMFDVGEDTVLGRMRMTDDFPPEVPSYINVYFAVDDCDAAVDRAVKLGGILRFGPMSSPFGRFAALSDPQGANFSVIDITTTEGEMPKVKDV
- the melC1 gene encoding apotyrosinase chaperone MelC1, producing the protein MPDITRRRALTAAAAVAATASAAALVAPAASAAGHHHTPTTPDSFDEVYKGRRIQGRPASGGGHHHEHGGGYAVFVDGVQLHLMQNADGTWISVVSHYDPVPTPRAAARAAVDELQGAPLLPFPAN
- a CDS encoding FAD-dependent monooxygenase, with the protein product MKVVCVGGGPAGLYLAILLKRQDPSHDITVHERNPEGSTYGWGVTYWRGLLDKLQEHDPESARAVEEHSVRWTDGVARVGDLTTRHRGDEGFGIGRHRLLGLLADRARALGVRLEFESEPTEPPAGADLVVAADGVHSALRTRAAGHFGTRVTAGRNHYIWLGTTQVFDAFTFAFTETEHGWIWAYGYGYSGDHSTCVVECSPQTYTGLGLDRADEGEGLALLGKLFAGVLDGHPLIARSGASWQTFRTLTNRTWHHGNVVLLGDAAHTTHYSIGAGTTLALEDAMCLAGALRAHAVPEALAAYERRRRTELLSVQSAARYSAQWYENLPRYIHLPPHRMFALLGQRHSPLLPYVPPQLYYGLDKAAGQLEPLRRLKRWLGPRAARALHARSSARPDQ
- a CDS encoding aminoglycoside phosphotransferase family protein, translating into MHTDEIAVGAPLVQRLIARRFPQWAALPVRRLASSGTENAMFRLGGDLVVRLPRRPAAAPDVTHEQRWLPRLGPLLPVAVPEPLGTGGPDADFPWPWSVYRWLEGRNPVAGAVAEPELLAGQLGGFVRALRRIDPHDGPAAARGVPLAVRDEPTRAALARLTGRIDTAAVTALWEEALRAPAHAGPPVWAHADLSPGNVLVDGGRLSAVIDFGTAGVGDPAVDLIVAWNLLPATARDAFRAAVGAGDAEWARGRGWALSISLIQLPYYQDTNPALAENSRHVIAEILAEAGTR
- a CDS encoding ATP-binding protein, producing MTEHLGGAVIPTGFDVPVEPLRRAAHYTGEPGCIADARAFASRFLEQLRTEWCATADGRTDGELLLMVSELVTNADRHSNGPYILELEGTDAAVVVSVYDSSSALPRRFPKDPQRIGRHGLEIVHALASQVTVERVPVGKRVRAVFELRRA
- a CDS encoding VOC family protein, whose protein sequence is MTTDGFTTCLWFDGQAEEAAQHYVSVFENSRIGRVVRWGESGPGPAGSVLTVEFTANGQKFVALNGGPEFRFNEAISFQILCADQDEIDHYWTKLTENGGEGGPCGWLKDKYGVSWQVVYAPLLDMIGDPDPEKAARATKAMMGMGKLDAAALEQAYAGEQG